A stretch of the Hemitrygon akajei chromosome 30, sHemAka1.3, whole genome shotgun sequence genome encodes the following:
- the kbtbd13a gene encoding kelch repeat and BTB domain-containing protein 13 — protein MLPAAGSVRVRVEAEIFTVEKRTLIEGSEYFRALFESGMRECSMEEIHLQQLPASGFALTVRVLQGDHPILNSEEITDAIECAGFLQVKPLTEHLINIINSKNCLVMLQTAAVYGLFELFHASALFIRDIYSNVREDLSFLPEDQLDYIESLSPSTLVAVATHSPSSQYLDDHSRTICYLDEAENAWRTLTSLPDKASTSLAGIAVVDNNIYIVGGVDGLSKQVVKLNFCYNTERNSWSEFPSMQHLRHSLTLTGQDGCLFAIGGIYKNTVLTAVEKYHVASKTWSFAAHLPRPGEGIACTRAMSRIFVCLWLPMDTTDIYEYKIHRDEWFLVTTLKRQQSYGHCMVAHLDNLYVMRNGPADDFLRCFIDCFNLTRQQWMSMCGYYVNSKGALFTATIRGDNVFTVNRMLTLVYDIQKDKWKPTREGAGFPRSGSMHAFLLRLPKRGLTALHQN, from the coding sequence ATGCTGCCGGCAGCGGGTTCCGTGCGAGTGAGAGTGGAGGCCGAGATCTTCACCGTGGAGAAGCGCACACTGATCGAGGGCAGCGAATACTTCAGGGCTCTCTTTGAGTCTGGCATGCGGGAGTGCTCGATGGAGGAGATCCACCTGCAGCAGCTGCCGGCCAGTGGGTTCGCTTTAACGGTGAGAGTTCTGCAAGGGGACCACCCCATTCTGAACAGCGAGGAGATCACTGATGCCATTGAGTGTGCAGGCTTCCTCCAAGTGAAGCCTCTGACTGAACACCTTATCAACATCATCAACTCCAAGAACTGCTTGGTGATGCTCCAGACAGCAGCAGTGTATGGGCTCTTTGAACTCTTCCATGCATCTGCTCTGTTTATTAGAGATATTTATTCTAACGTAAGGGAGGATTTGAGCTTTCTACCTGAGGATCAGTTGGACTACATCGAATCCCTGTCTCCCAGTACACTCGTGGCTGTGGCCACTCATTCGCCCTCTTCTCAATATCTTGATGACCATTCCAGAACGATCTGCTACTTGGACGAAGCAGAGAATGCTTGGAGAACTTTGACCTCATTACCTGACAAAGCTAGCACATCTCTCGCAGGCATTGCTGTGGTGGACAATAATATCTATATAGTTGGAGGTGTTGATGGACTGAGCAAGCAGGTCGTAAAGCTTAACTTTTGCTACAATACTGAAAGGAACAGCTGGAGTGAATTTCCCAGCATGCAACACCTACGTCACAGCCTAACATTGACAGGGCAAGATGGCTGCCTCTTTGCCATTGGAGGAATCTACAAGAATACAGTGCTCACAGCTGTGGAGAAGTACCATGTGGCATCCAAGACATGGTCCTTCGCTGCACATCTTCCCAGACCTGGAGAGGGGATAGCCTGCACACGAGCAATGAGCAGGATTTTTGTGTGCCTTTGGCTTCCAATGGACACGACCGACATCTATGAATACAAGATCCATAGGGATGAATGGTTTCTTGTAACCACACTCAAACGCCAGCAAAGTTACGGTCACTGCATGGTGGCCCATTTGGACAATCTGTACGTCATGAGAAACGGACCAGCAGATGATTTCTTGAGGTGTTTCATCGACTGCTTCAACCTCACCAGGCAACAATGGATGAGCATGTGTGGCTATTATGTCAACAGTAAAGGGGCACTTTTCACGGCAACCATCAGAGGTGATAACGTTTTTACAGTAAACAGAATGCTGACCCTAGTCTATGACATACAAAAAGACAAGTGGAAACCAACAAGGGAGGGAGCTGGATTTCCCCGAAGTGGCTCCATGCACGCCTTCTTACTTCGGCTGCCAAAGAGGGGGCTTACTGCCCTCCACCAGAACTGA